ATGTGCAGCCAACCAAGTTTCAACATTTGTTTTAGTTTCTGCAGTAGGAGCTAAGGCCGATTCGGCTTTTTTTTACAATAATTTAAAAGGAAGTTTAGAAGATGCGGTTAAAAAACTTTTGTTTACTAAAACCATTATTTTTCAACCCGCAGGATTAATTCGTCCTAATTCTGACCGAATGGGCGAAAAGGTTTTTATTCGTCTTACAAAAATTATAAATGCTTTTGGTTTGTTACTAAAATACAAACCTGTTACAACTGCTAATTTGGCCCAAGCCATGCAAAACGCAGTGTTAAAACAACCGAATGGCATTTCAACAATTGGCTTGTCAGCCATTTATAACTTACTTTAGTTCTAACATTATGTTGGGATGAGATTCGAATATTTCGAGCAGAATTTAAAAATACGTGCTACCGGTGCCTTGTACCAATTCGTCAAGTTGCTTTTGTATCAACTTTTTGTTGTACATGGTGTTGTTTAATTTTGTTTCTAAATAAGTTCGGGTAGTTTGTAATCCTAAATTAACTCGGCTTATTTGGCTGTTATTCCAAATAA
This genomic window from Flavobacterium agricola contains:
- a CDS encoding NAD(P)H-binding protein; its protein translation is MKALVLGATGATGQQLVQQLLQNPDYEQVLVVVRKASFKPEPKLTELVVTFDELQNYKEHFVGDVAFSCLGTTLKAAGSKEAQWLVDYEYQYEFASLCAANQVSTFVLVSAVGAKADSAFFYNNLKGSLEDAVKKLLFTKTIIFQPAGLIRPNSDRMGEKVFIRLTKIINAFGLLLKYKPVTTANLAQAMQNAVLKQPNGISTIGLSAIYNLL